One window of Paenibacillus sp. FSL K6-3182 genomic DNA carries:
- a CDS encoding alpha/beta fold hydrolase, whose translation MYQIEQNTINYAYPYSDVFATSVRLMQSEQPLTFVLVHGSWADASFWNGIGYELTKMGHTVFAPEYPGHGADPNKNVTHEMISHSVAASIVSRNLQQIILVGHSFGGSVIQKVAELIPERIRRLVFLDAFVLNDGEMVADEFPSPVKASFQQLRESSKDDTIMLPFSLFRETFVNLASLGLAEKMYSMVSPEPAKPFYEKLDLKVFFSLNMPKSYIFLTEDNVLPQYNSEYGWHPHMSNRLGLFRYIQGHGDHMSTAKTHPEMLAHRIYEAGRD comes from the coding sequence ATGTATCAAATTGAACAAAACACGATTAACTACGCTTATCCATACTCGGATGTTTTCGCAACCAGTGTAAGATTGATGCAGAGCGAACAGCCTCTCACTTTTGTTCTCGTTCATGGCTCCTGGGCGGATGCGAGCTTTTGGAACGGCATCGGTTATGAATTAACCAAAATGGGCCATACCGTATTCGCGCCTGAATATCCTGGGCATGGTGCAGACCCTAATAAAAACGTCACTCATGAAATGATAAGTCATTCTGTAGCCGCTTCTATTGTGTCAAGAAATCTTCAGCAAATCATACTTGTGGGTCACAGCTTCGGAGGCTCCGTTATCCAAAAGGTTGCAGAGCTTATTCCAGAGCGTATTAGGAGGCTCGTATTTTTGGATGCTTTTGTATTAAACGACGGTGAAATGGTCGCCGATGAATTTCCATCCCCTGTAAAAGCTAGTTTCCAGCAGCTTAGGGAAAGCTCGAAGGATGATACGATCATGCTGCCATTTTCGCTGTTTCGTGAAACATTTGTTAATTTGGCAAGCCTCGGCTTAGCGGAGAAAATGTACAGTATGGTAAGTCCAGAACCAGCAAAACCTTTTTATGAAAAACTCGATCTTAAAGTATTTTTTAGTTTGAATATGCCTAAAAGTTATATTTTCTTAACGGAAGATAATGTTCTTCCACAGTACAACAGCGAATATGGATGGCATCCGCATATGTCCAATCGACTGGGCTTGTTCCGATATATCCAAGGTCATGGCGATCATATGTCAACTGCAAAGACACATCCTGAGATGCTTGCTCATCGTATCTATGAAGCTGGACGGGATTAA
- a CDS encoding helix-turn-helix transcriptional regulator, with product MSENISYTTEEISKLLKISKLTVYDLIKKGDLASYRVGKQMRVDASDLEAYKQRSKGNQQSLRDALNVQPDAASKARHNLGARSVVITGQDISLDILGRHIEKYTHALRPLRSNAGSLDSLISMYNGQSDVVSTHLLDGDTGEYNIPYIRKLLVSSSYVVINLLSRKAGLFVQKGNPRNLKGWSDLVQPDLRIINREKGSGARVLLDEQLRLHRISARELLGYEDELTNHLGVAAKVAGGEADVGVGIEKAAAIVTGVDFIPLVSERYDLVIMKNPGNVDLINLIIEILKSASFQQELAAISGYDLSQTGNVLYEC from the coding sequence ATATCTGAAAATATTTCCTATACGACAGAGGAAATCTCTAAGCTGCTCAAAATATCCAAATTAACCGTTTATGATCTCATTAAAAAAGGGGATTTGGCCTCATACCGAGTAGGTAAACAAATGAGAGTGGACGCTTCTGATTTAGAAGCCTATAAGCAGCGCTCAAAGGGTAACCAGCAAAGCTTGCGTGACGCTTTAAATGTTCAACCAGATGCTGCAAGCAAAGCACGCCATAACCTTGGAGCTCGCTCCGTTGTCATCACAGGACAAGACATCAGCCTCGACATACTCGGAAGGCATATAGAGAAATATACACACGCACTGCGCCCACTACGGTCCAATGCTGGCAGTCTAGATAGTTTGATCTCCATGTACAATGGGCAATCCGATGTCGTAAGCACCCATCTGTTAGACGGCGATACGGGCGAATACAATATTCCGTACATACGCAAGCTGCTCGTCAGCTCGTCATACGTTGTTATTAATCTGCTATCTAGGAAAGCTGGGCTATTTGTCCAAAAAGGGAATCCGCGAAACCTAAAAGGATGGAGCGATCTTGTTCAGCCAGACTTACGTATTATTAATAGAGAAAAAGGCTCCGGGGCTCGTGTATTATTGGATGAACAGCTTCGATTGCATCGTATTTCGGCACGCGAACTTCTTGGTTATGAGGACGAACTGACAAATCATTTAGGCGTTGCAGCCAAAGTGGCGGGTGGCGAGGCCGATGTTGGAGTTGGGATAGAAAAAGCAGCAGCGATCGTAACTGGAGTGGACTTTATTCCTTTAGTTAGTGAACGTTATGATCTTGTCATTATGAAAAATCCGGGGAATGTCGACCTCATTAACTTAATTATCGAAATTTTGAAATCCGCTTCATTTCAACAGGAGCTTGCAGCTATTTCCGGCTATGACTTATCACAGACAGGAAATGTTCTTTATGAATGTTAA
- the modA gene encoding molybdate ABC transporter substrate-binding protein, whose product MINLLKKSYVLLYLVMIMVVVTACGSNQTNQPSSTNQPEATAISTETPAENVDLTISAAASLTDALKEIETQFKVIHPNVKLNFNFGASGALQKQIENGAPADLFLSAASKNMKSLVDAKLIAEDSQTNLLSNGLVLVTSKTSKTQLATVNDLLNADVKTIAIGIPESVPAGSYTKEALEQAKLWDSLQPKVVQAKDVRQVLQYVETGNADAGFVYKTDALTSDKVNIVLTVDPATYTPITYPIGIVTATKHLPESKQFYDYLQTAEAMAVFEKFGFSKP is encoded by the coding sequence ATGATTAATTTACTTAAAAAAAGCTATGTTTTATTGTATTTGGTTATGATTATGGTCGTTGTAACGGCCTGTGGATCGAATCAAACGAATCAACCAAGCTCCACCAATCAACCAGAAGCAACAGCAATTAGCACGGAAACACCTGCTGAAAATGTTGATTTAACGATTTCGGCAGCTGCAAGTTTAACGGATGCGTTAAAGGAAATTGAAACACAATTTAAGGTAATTCACCCTAATGTAAAACTGAATTTTAACTTTGGCGCTTCAGGCGCTCTTCAGAAGCAGATTGAAAATGGTGCGCCTGCGGATCTTTTCCTCTCAGCTGCTTCCAAAAACATGAAGTCACTAGTTGATGCGAAGCTGATTGCTGAGGATAGCCAAACAAATCTCCTCTCTAATGGACTCGTGCTCGTCACTTCAAAAACGTCAAAAACGCAGCTTGCAACGGTTAATGATCTGTTGAACGCTGATGTCAAAACGATTGCAATTGGCATCCCAGAGAGCGTACCGGCTGGAAGCTATACGAAAGAAGCCTTGGAACAAGCAAAGCTATGGGATAGCTTGCAACCGAAGGTTGTTCAAGCGAAGGATGTCCGTCAGGTTCTTCAGTACGTTGAAACAGGCAATGCAGACGCGGGTTTTGTTTATAAGACTGACGCTTTAACATCAGATAAAGTCAATATTGTCCTTACCGTTGATCCTGCAACATACACGCCGATCACCTATCCGATTGGTATCGTTACAGCAACAAAGCATCTTCCAGAATCGAAGCAATTTTATGATTATCTTCAAACGGCAGAGGCAATGGCTGTGTTTGAAAAATTCGGTTTTTCGAAGCCATAA
- a CDS encoding GNAT family N-acetyltransferase: MKLPILNEVLIKRIQQSEMEYLTSRISSIGERLGNPEGVEINHYGQAVAYYIKTMPWGIFNSVKGLGDEDSDKLEEIIKFYEARDRSFQIDLDPIKCTAALFGKLAELGFRQNGFHSVLYGLPSEDKPVLPPHITISEVVTEEDFDHYAEIHCLGSGMSLSDKHHFVNNNIGLLNRKGWKIYLAYLNDIPAGVGVMHMNEDGIASCALAATAPTFRKQGLQTALLNKRLHEAHLAGCELVVAQASFGSSSQHNMERAGLHIAWTRSIMKK; encoded by the coding sequence ATGAAACTTCCCATTTTGAATGAAGTGTTAATTAAACGAATACAGCAATCAGAAATGGAATATCTTACATCAAGAATTAGTTCCATAGGGGAGAGACTAGGCAATCCTGAAGGAGTCGAAATTAATCATTATGGCCAAGCTGTAGCTTACTATATAAAAACAATGCCTTGGGGCATTTTTAATTCGGTAAAAGGTTTGGGCGATGAGGACAGCGACAAGCTGGAGGAGATTATCAAGTTTTATGAAGCAAGAGACAGAAGCTTTCAAATTGATTTGGATCCTATAAAATGTACAGCTGCTCTGTTTGGAAAATTGGCAGAGCTCGGTTTTCGACAGAATGGCTTTCATTCTGTTCTTTATGGACTGCCAAGTGAAGATAAACCTGTTTTGCCTCCTCATATCACGATTTCAGAAGTCGTTACAGAGGAGGATTTCGATCATTATGCTGAAATCCATTGCCTAGGATCAGGCATGTCATTGTCCGATAAACACCATTTTGTTAATAACAATATTGGTTTACTGAATCGAAAAGGGTGGAAAATCTATCTAGCGTATTTAAATGACATACCTGCAGGTGTAGGTGTCATGCATATGAATGAGGATGGAATCGCATCATGTGCTCTTGCGGCTACTGCCCCTACATTTAGAAAACAAGGTCTGCAAACAGCACTATTAAACAAGCGTCTACATGAAGCGCATCTTGCAGGCTGTGAGCTCGTCGTAGCACAGGCTAGCTTCGGATCAAGCAGTCAACATAATATGGAAAGAGCCGGATTACATATCGCATGGACGAGATCCATTATGAAAAAATAA
- a CDS encoding YihY/virulence factor BrkB family protein translates to MKQKFNTMQFIKCLYSRFREDDVPALGAQLTYYLILSFFPFLIFMVSLLSFIEMSGDSVIAEFIRLLPAEASDTISGILAEVVDNSSGTLLSIGMIATIWSASNGINAILKGLNKAYDVEEKRPFWKVRGISLLSTIFLVVVIVLVMVMLIFGKAIGEYLFKWLDYPNGFEWIWNVLKYVIPISAMIGAFSLLYWIVPNRRLSLKEAVPGALFATFGWIATSLVFQFYMNNFGNYSKTYGSLGGVIILLIWLYISSILIMLGGEINATLASAKSNIPPNNSARHRFRIPLNQNKDIKTIT, encoded by the coding sequence ATGAAACAAAAATTCAACACGATGCAATTTATAAAATGCTTATACAGCCGTTTTCGTGAGGATGATGTGCCTGCGCTTGGCGCACAGCTAACGTATTATTTGATCTTATCGTTTTTCCCCTTTCTTATTTTTATGGTCAGTTTGCTTAGCTTTATCGAAATGTCTGGTGATAGCGTGATCGCAGAGTTTATTCGCCTTCTACCTGCAGAAGCAAGTGATACGATTAGCGGAATTCTTGCTGAAGTTGTAGATAACAGCAGCGGAACACTGCTGTCAATCGGTATGATTGCGACCATTTGGTCTGCCTCAAACGGTATTAATGCGATTTTGAAAGGATTGAACAAAGCGTACGATGTTGAGGAAAAGCGGCCGTTTTGGAAGGTACGCGGTATTTCACTGCTATCAACAATTTTTTTAGTCGTCGTTATTGTTTTGGTCATGGTTATGCTTATTTTCGGTAAAGCTATTGGCGAATACTTATTTAAGTGGCTTGATTATCCAAATGGTTTCGAATGGATTTGGAATGTCTTGAAGTATGTCATACCAATTTCGGCAATGATAGGCGCCTTTTCCTTGCTTTATTGGATAGTTCCTAACAGAAGGCTGAGCTTAAAAGAAGCTGTGCCAGGTGCTTTATTTGCAACTTTTGGTTGGATTGCGACTTCACTTGTTTTTCAATTCTATATGAACAATTTTGGGAACTATTCGAAAACATACGGCAGTCTCGGAGGAGTAATCATCCTGTTGATCTGGCTCTACATTAGCTCTATCCTCATCATGCTTGGCGGTGAAATTAATGCTACGCTCGCATCAGCAAAAAGCAATATTCCACCCAATAACTCAGCTAGACATCGCTTTCGCATTCCGCTTAATCAGAATAAGGATATTAAAACGATAACATAA
- a CDS encoding TerB family tellurite resistance protein has protein sequence MSNKSMSKYFRMKGVDLMFLHFLQTKEQKEAFLELAHLAANADGFIHKKEQGFLQSYMQEMDMQQAVISFSSEKQLADILGNINDDHVKKIFFAEILLLIFADGDYNDDEKELTKDMKELLNLDEETCESIKNWVIRMDQLKIEGLKLILNP, from the coding sequence ATGTCGAATAAGAGTATGAGTAAATATTTTCGAATGAAGGGAGTGGACCTTATGTTTTTACATTTTCTACAAACCAAGGAGCAAAAAGAAGCATTTCTCGAATTAGCACATCTTGCAGCAAATGCTGATGGGTTCATTCACAAGAAAGAACAAGGATTTCTTCAATCGTATATGCAAGAGATGGATATGCAGCAAGCCGTAATAAGCTTTTCATCCGAAAAGCAGTTAGCAGATATACTAGGAAATATTAATGATGATCATGTAAAAAAAATCTTTTTCGCAGAAATTCTGCTTCTCATATTCGCTGACGGCGACTACAATGACGATGAAAAAGAGTTAACAAAGGATATGAAAGAGCTTCTTAATCTAGACGAAGAAACTTGTGAATCCATTAAAAACTGGGTTATTCGTATGGATCAGCTCAAAATTGAAGGACTTAAGCTTATTTTGAACCCCTAA